In Isoptericola jiangsuensis, the following proteins share a genomic window:
- a CDS encoding DUF1876 domain-containing protein: MTHTWKITVQLFDTDDLVRDGRLTTAHAVLTTSAGTTLEGHGEARRNPDDPSVPEIGEELATARALRDLADRLLAATSDDIAAFEHHPVHLTA; the protein is encoded by the coding sequence ATGACCCACACCTGGAAGATCACCGTCCAGCTCTTCGACACCGACGACCTCGTGCGCGACGGCCGGCTCACCACCGCCCACGCCGTCCTGACGACGTCGGCCGGCACCACGCTGGAGGGGCACGGCGAGGCCCGCCGCAACCCCGACGACCCGTCCGTCCCCGAGATCGGCGAGGAGCTCGCCACCGCCCGCGCGCTGCGCGACCTCGCCGACCGGCTCCTCGCGGCGACGTCGGACGACATCGCGGCGTTCGAGCACCACCCGGTGCACCTGACCGCCTGA
- a CDS encoding NAD(P)H-dependent glycerol-3-phosphate dehydrogenase yields MSGVKAAVLGSGSWGTTFAMVMADAGCDVTLWGRDEAVAREVAQQHSNTKYLPDVELPTMAATTDAAAALAGARVVVVAIPSQVARRTLEGLRAHLEPDAVVVSLMKGVELSTDKRMSQVVSEALDISLDRVAVVSGPNLAKEIANRQPTATVVACPDEDNARLVAESCSNTYFRPYTNTDVVGVELCGAVKNVIALAIGMAQGRGFGWNTTATVITRGLVEITRLGRALGAQPETFAGLAGMGDLVATCASPLSRNHTLGKHIGQGMTLDEALVATGTTAEGVKSSRSVLELAEKHGVDMPITAGVVAVLHEGLSVEEMARALLSRPQKAEGVVS; encoded by the coding sequence GTGAGCGGCGTCAAGGCCGCCGTCCTCGGCTCCGGGTCCTGGGGGACCACGTTCGCGATGGTCATGGCCGACGCCGGGTGCGACGTCACCCTGTGGGGCCGTGACGAGGCCGTCGCCCGCGAGGTCGCCCAGCAGCACAGCAACACCAAGTACCTGCCCGACGTCGAGCTGCCCACCATGGCCGCCACGACCGACGCCGCCGCCGCGCTCGCCGGCGCCCGCGTCGTCGTCGTCGCGATTCCGTCCCAGGTCGCCCGCCGCACCCTCGAGGGGCTGCGCGCGCACCTGGAGCCCGACGCCGTGGTCGTCTCCCTCATGAAGGGCGTCGAGCTCAGCACCGACAAGCGCATGAGCCAGGTCGTGTCCGAGGCGCTCGACATCTCGCTCGACCGCGTCGCCGTCGTCTCCGGCCCGAACCTCGCCAAGGAGATCGCGAACCGGCAGCCCACCGCCACCGTCGTCGCGTGCCCCGACGAGGACAACGCCCGTCTCGTCGCCGAGTCCTGCTCCAACACGTACTTCCGCCCGTACACCAACACCGACGTCGTCGGGGTCGAGCTGTGCGGCGCCGTGAAGAACGTCATCGCGCTCGCCATCGGCATGGCGCAGGGCCGCGGCTTCGGCTGGAACACCACCGCCACCGTCATCACGCGCGGCCTGGTGGAGATCACCCGTCTCGGCCGTGCGCTCGGCGCGCAGCCCGAGACGTTCGCCGGGCTGGCCGGCATGGGCGACCTGGTGGCGACCTGCGCCTCGCCGCTGTCGCGCAACCACACCCTCGGCAAGCACATCGGCCAGGGCATGACCCTCGACGAGGCCCTCGTCGCGACCGGCACCACCGCCGAGGGCGTCAAGTCCTCCCGGTCCGTGCTGGAGCTCGCGGAGAAGCACGGTGTCGACATGCCCATCACCGCCGGCGTCGTCGCCGTCCTGCACGAGGGGCTGTCGGTCGAGGAGATGGCCCGCGCCCTGCTGTCGCGCCCGCAGAAGGCCGAGGGCGTCGTCTCCTGA
- a CDS encoding DUF3090 domain-containing protein codes for MTTLVHSFDWPDRVVIGTVGRPGSRTFYLQARAGDRTTSVAMEKQQSAVLAGMIDRLLDGLAEADGQLSIPAEAPVELVDDGPLDQPVEEDFRAGSMRLGWDPRTAQLVIEAFPVGEEPIDADDADGVGVDAEDAAPSEMLLLRIPVGTARAFAERARRVVAAGRPACPLCGMPVDSDGHECAPGSGD; via the coding sequence ATGACGACTCTGGTGCACTCGTTCGACTGGCCCGACCGGGTCGTGATCGGGACGGTCGGCCGTCCCGGGTCGCGCACGTTCTACCTGCAGGCCCGTGCGGGCGACCGGACGACGAGCGTCGCGATGGAGAAGCAGCAGTCCGCGGTGCTCGCGGGGATGATCGACCGGCTGCTCGACGGGCTGGCGGAGGCGGACGGCCAGCTGTCCATCCCGGCCGAGGCGCCTGTCGAGCTGGTCGACGACGGTCCGCTGGACCAGCCGGTCGAGGAGGACTTCCGGGCGGGGTCGATGCGGCTGGGCTGGGACCCGCGGACCGCGCAGCTGGTCATCGAGGCGTTCCCGGTCGGTGAGGAGCCGATCGACGCCGACGACGCCGACGGCGTGGGGGTCGACGCCGAGGACGCGGCGCCCAGCGAGATGCTGCTCCTGCGCATCCCGGTGGGCACGGCCCGCGCCTTCGCGGAGCGCGCCCGGCGGGTGGTCGCGGCGGGTCGCCCCGCCTGCCCGCTGTGCGGCATGCCGGTGGACTCCGACGGGCACGAGTGCGCCCCGGGCTCGGGTGACTGA
- a CDS encoding MarP family serine protease, protein MTPVDIVLVVILLAALASGLSRGLLATVGGLVGLVVGGVVVYLGLPLLFDVLPTTPWRGPLTVVLAVLVPLVGASVGTSVGHSLRGPVDRTALRPLERLLGGVASLLVAVVAVSFVGSTLEATGMPGVARAMSSSVVLRAIEERTPDPVQRTLAQARAAVLDDGLPQLDGLLDPRRTTTAPDVDLADPALTRAAQSVAKVWGSADACGTGVTGSGFVAADDRVVTNAHVVAGVDRPLVELPGRTALEGRVVYVDPAADLAVVAVDGLDADPLPVAPTLDVGDPAVVQGYPFGGPFTSVAAQVLDAGPVQIAASDGSGTVERDVYALATQVRGGNSGGPVLSTDGEVVGVVFGRSQSDDDLGYGVTTNELMPVVAQAPDLDAAVDSGRCDA, encoded by the coding sequence GTGACCCCTGTCGACATCGTGCTGGTCGTGATCCTCCTCGCCGCGCTGGCGTCGGGCCTGTCCCGCGGCCTGCTGGCGACGGTGGGCGGCCTGGTCGGTCTGGTGGTGGGCGGCGTGGTGGTCTACCTGGGGCTGCCCCTGCTGTTCGACGTCCTGCCGACGACGCCGTGGCGGGGCCCGTTGACGGTGGTGCTGGCGGTGCTGGTGCCGCTGGTCGGGGCGTCGGTCGGCACGAGCGTGGGGCACTCGCTGCGGGGTCCGGTGGACCGGACGGCGTTGCGGCCGCTGGAGCGGCTGCTGGGCGGGGTGGCGAGCCTGCTGGTGGCGGTGGTCGCGGTGTCGTTCGTCGGTTCGACGCTGGAGGCGACGGGTATGCCGGGGGTGGCGCGGGCGATGTCGTCGTCGGTGGTGCTGCGGGCGATCGAGGAGCGGACGCCGGACCCGGTGCAGCGCACGTTGGCGCAGGCGCGCGCGGCGGTGCTGGACGACGGCCTGCCGCAGCTCGACGGGCTGCTGGACCCGCGGCGCACGACGACCGCGCCGGACGTGGACCTGGCGGACCCGGCGCTGACGCGCGCCGCGCAGTCCGTGGCGAAGGTGTGGGGGAGCGCGGACGCCTGCGGGACGGGCGTGACCGGGTCGGGCTTCGTGGCGGCCGACGACCGGGTGGTGACGAACGCGCACGTCGTGGCGGGCGTGGACCGGCCGCTGGTCGAGCTGCCGGGCCGCACGGCCCTGGAGGGTCGCGTCGTCTACGTGGACCCGGCCGCCGACCTCGCCGTGGTGGCGGTCGACGGGCTGGACGCCGACCCGCTGCCGGTCGCGCCGACGCTGGACGTCGGCGACCCGGCCGTGGTGCAGGGCTACCCGTTCGGCGGCCCGTTCACGTCGGTGGCCGCGCAGGTGCTGGACGCCGGGCCGGTGCAGATCGCGGCGTCGGACGGCAGCGGCACCGTGGAGCGCGACGTGTACGCGCTGGCCACGCAGGTGCGCGGCGGCAACTCGGGCGGGCCGGTGCTGTCCACGGACGGCGAGGTCGTCGGGGTGGTGTTCGGGCGCTCGCAGTCCGACGACGACCTCGGCTACGGCGTGACGACGAACGAGCTCATGCCGGTGGTCGCGCAGGCCCCCGACCTGGACGCCGCCGTCGACTCCGGCCGCTGCGACGCCTGA
- a CDS encoding lysophospholipid acyltransferase family protein has protein sequence MPKARPESRLYRLIGVAVRTLMFSMCRYEWSGGENFPRSGGFIAAANHATELDALTFVHYLYDHGYEPRVMAKKSLFTAPVLGGIMRATKMIPVDRGSAAAAESLERAGQELGDGACVAILPEGTLTRDPDLWPMEPKTGLARVALVTKLPVVPVAQWGVTDILPRYGRLLKPFPRKRVQVRAGRPVDLSDLYDRPIDSATLREVMNRVMDAITAELAVLRDEEPPARRFDLRKHPDHEEKKMHYPPVERP, from the coding sequence GTGCCGAAAGCCAGACCCGAGTCCCGCCTCTACCGCCTCATCGGCGTGGCCGTGCGGACCCTCATGTTCTCGATGTGCCGCTACGAGTGGAGCGGCGGCGAGAACTTCCCGCGCTCCGGAGGGTTCATCGCGGCGGCCAACCACGCCACCGAGCTCGACGCGCTGACGTTCGTGCACTACCTGTACGACCACGGCTACGAGCCGCGGGTCATGGCGAAGAAGAGCCTGTTCACGGCGCCCGTCCTCGGCGGCATCATGCGGGCCACCAAGATGATCCCGGTGGACCGCGGCAGCGCCGCGGCGGCCGAGTCGCTGGAGCGCGCGGGCCAGGAGCTCGGCGACGGCGCCTGCGTCGCGATCCTGCCCGAGGGCACCCTCACCCGGGACCCCGACCTGTGGCCGATGGAGCCGAAGACGGGACTCGCCCGCGTCGCGCTCGTCACGAAGCTGCCCGTGGTGCCCGTCGCCCAGTGGGGCGTCACCGACATCCTGCCGCGGTACGGCCGCCTGCTGAAGCCCTTCCCGCGCAAGCGGGTCCAGGTGCGCGCGGGCCGGCCCGTCGACCTGTCCGACCTGTACGACCGCCCGATCGACTCGGCGACGCTGCGCGAGGTGATGAACCGCGTCATGGACGCCATCACCGCCGAGCTCGCCGTGCTGCGCGACGAGGAGCCGCCCGCCCGGCGCTTCGACCTGCGCAAGCACCCCGACCACGAGGAGAAGAAGATGCACTACCCGCCGGTGGAGCGCCCGTGA
- a CDS encoding SCO1664 family protein → MSDPASDVTDLDADILHAGTLDVVGRIQVASNATFVGRIGATTVVYKPVAGEKPLWDFPDGTLARREVAAFWVSESLGGGVVPRTWLRDGPLGPGMVQLWQERDPGQDPVDVVPAQRAPRDGWRTVLEGSGADDEPVCLVHEDSVALRRMAVFDVIVNNADRKGGHVLPLPDGRRLGVDHGVTFHTEPRLRTVLWGWIGEALRADELDAVRRVRADLAGHGDDGLGGRLARLLDDDEIAALAERCDRLLRTARFPSPEGEMPAVPWPLF, encoded by the coding sequence GTGAGCGACCCGGCGAGCGACGTGACCGACCTCGACGCCGACATCCTCCACGCCGGCACCCTCGACGTGGTCGGCCGCATCCAGGTGGCGTCCAATGCGACGTTCGTCGGCCGGATCGGCGCGACCACCGTCGTCTACAAGCCCGTGGCCGGGGAGAAGCCGCTGTGGGACTTCCCCGACGGGACGCTCGCCCGGCGGGAGGTCGCCGCGTTCTGGGTCTCCGAGTCGCTCGGCGGGGGCGTGGTGCCGCGCACGTGGCTGCGCGACGGTCCGCTCGGCCCGGGCATGGTCCAGCTCTGGCAGGAGCGGGACCCCGGCCAGGACCCCGTCGACGTCGTCCCCGCGCAGCGCGCCCCGCGGGACGGCTGGCGCACGGTGCTGGAGGGCAGCGGCGCCGACGACGAGCCGGTCTGCCTCGTCCATGAGGACTCGGTGGCGCTGCGCCGCATGGCGGTCTTCGACGTCATCGTCAACAACGCCGACCGCAAGGGCGGTCACGTGCTGCCGCTGCCCGACGGGCGCCGCCTCGGGGTGGACCACGGCGTCACGTTCCACACCGAGCCGCGGCTGCGCACGGTGCTGTGGGGCTGGATCGGGGAGGCGCTGCGGGCGGACGAGCTCGACGCCGTCCGGCGGGTCCGCGCCGACCTGGCGGGGCACGGGGACGACGGGCTCGGCGGCCGGCTCGCCCGGCTCCTCGACGACGACGAGATCGCCGCGCTGGCGGAGCGCTGCGACCGGCTGCTCCGGACGGCCCGGTTCCCGTCGCCCGAGGGCGAGATGCCGGCGGTGCCCTGGCCGCTGTTCTGA
- a CDS encoding DHA2 family efflux MFS transporter permease subunit produces MTSDSGRTVTPLVDLHGRSAWSVLPPLILGFFMIMVDTTIVNIAIPTLTEAFSASLVEVGWVNSAYLLTYATLMLLSGRLGDRYGQKAIFVAGLVVFTVFSFLCGFSGELGSTPEIRWLIAFRALQGVGAALMTPQTMSMITRVFPPQQRGAAMGLWGATAGVATIAGPLLGGVLVETVGWEWIFYVNIPVGVVALWLAGGRLPHLAHRESTIDVLGVVLSVLGVGLVVFGLQEGSTYDWGHLWGPFTVWNTVGLGLAVVAAFVWWQHRRGDEALLPLRLFRHRNFSLANVDGMAVSFAMIAIFFPLTIFLQSVLGLTPIQAALVMAPGSLVSGVVAPFAGRLSDRVPGKWVVAAGFAAIGGAVAWLALTLDPDGPPWQLLAPMALFGVGTGLTFSPLSNLATSGLDARTAGAGAGAFNTTRQVGGVIGSAAVVALLSSRLGVTIPAAAQDVAQRLPEQYRQTFVDGITAAAGSADSASAGSFQPPDGMPDAVAAQVAAAAQEAVGRGFADAAAQSLVMVVVVLVVGVVCAALMSSGRPPADAAGGPADPEPAVAADPGPGR; encoded by the coding sequence ATGACCTCAGACTCCGGGCGGACCGTGACGCCGCTGGTCGACCTGCACGGCCGGTCCGCGTGGAGCGTGCTCCCGCCGCTGATCCTCGGCTTCTTCATGATCATGGTGGACACCACGATCGTGAACATCGCGATCCCCACCCTCACCGAGGCGTTCTCCGCGTCGCTGGTCGAGGTCGGCTGGGTCAACAGCGCCTACCTGCTCACCTACGCCACCCTCATGCTCCTGTCCGGCCGGCTCGGCGACCGCTACGGGCAGAAGGCGATCTTCGTCGCCGGGCTCGTCGTCTTCACCGTCTTCTCGTTCCTGTGCGGGTTCTCCGGCGAGCTCGGGAGCACCCCCGAGATCCGCTGGCTCATCGCGTTCCGCGCCCTGCAGGGCGTCGGCGCGGCCCTCATGACCCCGCAGACGATGTCGATGATCACGCGCGTCTTCCCGCCGCAGCAGCGCGGCGCCGCGATGGGCCTGTGGGGCGCCACCGCGGGCGTGGCGACCATCGCCGGGCCGCTGCTCGGCGGGGTGCTGGTCGAGACCGTCGGCTGGGAGTGGATCTTCTACGTCAACATCCCCGTCGGGGTCGTGGCCCTCTGGCTGGCCGGCGGCCGCCTGCCGCACCTCGCGCACCGCGAGTCCACGATCGACGTCCTCGGCGTCGTGCTGTCCGTCCTCGGCGTCGGCCTGGTGGTGTTCGGGCTCCAGGAGGGCTCCACCTACGACTGGGGCCATCTGTGGGGGCCGTTCACCGTGTGGAACACGGTCGGGCTGGGCCTGGCCGTCGTCGCGGCCTTCGTGTGGTGGCAGCACCGCCGCGGCGACGAGGCCCTGCTGCCGCTGCGGCTGTTCCGGCACCGCAACTTCAGCCTCGCGAACGTCGACGGCATGGCGGTGTCGTTCGCGATGATCGCCATTTTCTTCCCCCTGACGATCTTCCTGCAGTCCGTCCTCGGGCTGACGCCCATCCAGGCGGCGCTCGTCATGGCGCCCGGCTCGCTCGTGTCCGGCGTCGTCGCCCCGTTCGCCGGCCGGCTGTCCGACCGGGTGCCCGGCAAGTGGGTCGTCGCGGCCGGGTTCGCCGCGATCGGCGGCGCGGTGGCGTGGCTCGCCCTCACCCTCGACCCCGACGGCCCGCCCTGGCAGCTCCTGGCGCCGATGGCGCTGTTCGGCGTCGGCACCGGCCTCACGTTCTCCCCGCTGTCCAACCTGGCGACCTCCGGCCTCGACGCCCGCACCGCCGGGGCCGGGGCTGGCGCGTTCAACACCACCCGCCAGGTGGGCGGCGTCATCGGCTCGGCCGCCGTCGTCGCGCTGCTGTCCTCGCGTCTGGGCGTCACGATCCCCGCCGCCGCGCAGGACGTCGCCCAGCGCCTGCCCGAGCAGTACCGGCAGACGTTCGTCGACGGCATCACCGCCGCCGCGGGCAGCGCCGATTCCGCGTCGGCCGGGTCGTTCCAGCCGCCCGACGGCATGCCCGACGCCGTCGCCGCGCAGGTCGCCGCCGCCGCGCAGGAGGCCGTCGGCCGCGGGTTCGCGGACGCCGCCGCGCAGTCCCTGGTCATGGTCGTGGTGGTGCTCGTCGTGGGCGTCGTCTGCGCCGCCCTCATGTCCTCCGGACGCCCGCCGGCCGACGCGGCGGGCGGGCCCGCCGACCCCGAGCCCGCGGTCGCGGCGGACCCCGGTCCGGGGCGCTGA
- a CDS encoding DUF4389 domain-containing protein, translating into MTSDVPVAPGPPVLVDADPPTDLSRGLWLVKWLLLFPHVVVLVFLWLAFVVLTVVAFVAILFTARYPAWIFRFTAGVLRWSWRVSYYGYGALGTDRYPPFTLADVPDYPARLEITPPGRLSRGLVLVKWWLLALPHYAVVTLFLGASGSRTLETASGETVVVDVPPYPGLVGLLVLFAAVVLLFRARYPRGMFDLVMGMQRWVWRVTVYAGLMTDVYPPFRLDLGARDPARPATSPPGGTP; encoded by the coding sequence ATGACCTCGGACGTCCCCGTCGCCCCCGGACCTCCCGTCCTCGTGGACGCCGACCCGCCCACCGACCTGTCCCGCGGGCTGTGGCTGGTCAAGTGGCTCCTGCTGTTCCCGCACGTGGTCGTCCTCGTGTTCCTGTGGCTCGCGTTCGTCGTGCTCACGGTCGTCGCGTTCGTCGCGATCCTGTTCACCGCCCGCTACCCCGCGTGGATCTTCCGGTTCACCGCGGGCGTGCTGCGCTGGAGCTGGCGGGTGTCCTACTACGGCTACGGGGCGCTCGGCACCGACCGCTACCCGCCGTTCACGCTCGCCGACGTGCCCGACTACCCGGCCCGCCTCGAGATCACCCCGCCCGGACGCCTGTCCCGCGGGCTCGTGCTCGTCAAGTGGTGGCTGCTCGCCCTACCCCACTACGCCGTCGTCACCCTGTTCCTCGGGGCGAGCGGCAGCCGGACCCTCGAGACGGCGTCCGGGGAGACCGTCGTCGTGGACGTCCCGCCCTACCCCGGCCTCGTGGGCCTGCTCGTGCTCTTCGCGGCCGTCGTCCTGCTGTTCCGCGCCCGCTACCCGCGCGGCATGTTCGACCTCGTGATGGGCATGCAGCGCTGGGTGTGGCGCGTCACCGTGTACGCCGGGCTGATGACGGACGTCTACCCGCCGTTCCGGCTCGACCTGGGCGCCCGGGACCCCGCCCGCCCAGCCACCTCACCGCCCGGAGGCACGCCATGA
- a CDS encoding zinc-binding alcohol dehydrogenase family protein produces MRAWQVTAPGVLARVDVPVPVPAPDELLLRVEVCGVCRTDLHVLDGDLPPHRTPVVPGHEAVGRVVGLGDEAEGWALGDRAGVAWLRRTCGTCADCRAGRENLCRSSRYTGWDDDGGYAEHVTVPAAYAYRWPDALDPSTHAPLLCAGIIGYRALRRAELPPGGVLGLYGFGGSAHLTAQVALAAGARVHVLTRGADARRLALDLGCASASDAYAAPPEPLDAAILFAPVGDLVPVALEALRPGGTLAVAGIHLSDVPPLDYQRHLFHERTLRSVEANTRADGRELLALAARIGLRVHAVPYPLDAADRALADLRAGRFPGAAVLVAPG; encoded by the coding sequence ATGCGCGCATGGCAGGTGACGGCGCCCGGCGTCCTGGCCAGGGTGGACGTCCCGGTCCCGGTCCCGGCGCCGGACGAGCTGCTGCTGCGGGTGGAGGTGTGCGGCGTGTGCCGCACGGACCTGCACGTCCTGGACGGCGACCTGCCACCGCACCGGACCCCGGTGGTGCCGGGCCACGAGGCGGTGGGCCGGGTGGTGGGCCTCGGCGACGAGGCAGAGGGCTGGGCGCTCGGCGACCGGGCGGGGGTCGCGTGGCTGCGCCGCACCTGCGGGACGTGCGCGGACTGCCGCGCCGGCCGGGAGAACCTGTGCCGCTCCTCGCGGTACACGGGCTGGGACGACGACGGCGGGTACGCCGAGCACGTGACGGTCCCCGCGGCGTACGCCTACCGTTGGCCGGACGCCCTGGACCCGTCCACCCACGCGCCGCTGTTGTGCGCGGGCATCATCGGCTACCGCGCCCTGCGCCGGGCGGAGCTGCCGCCCGGGGGAGTGCTGGGCCTGTACGGGTTCGGCGGGTCCGCGCACCTGACGGCGCAGGTGGCGCTCGCGGCGGGCGCCCGCGTGCACGTCCTCACCCGTGGCGCTGACGCGCGACGTCTCGCCCTCGACCTCGGCTGTGCGTCGGCGTCCGACGCGTACGCCGCGCCGCCCGAGCCGCTCGACGCCGCGATCCTCTTCGCCCCCGTGGGGGACCTCGTCCCCGTCGCGCTGGAGGCCCTGCGCCCCGGTGGCACGCTCGCCGTCGCCGGTATCCACCTGTCCGACGTCCCGCCGCTGGACTACCAGCGGCACCTGTTCCACGAGCGCACCCTGCGCTCGGTCGAGGCGAACACGCGCGCCGACGGCCGCGAGCTCCTCGCGCTCGCCGCGCGCATCGGCCTCCGGGTGCACGCCGTGCCCTACCCGCTCGACGCGGCCGACCGGGCGCTCGCGGACCTGCGCGCGGGACGGTTCCCCGGGGCGGCGGTGCTCGTCGCCCCGGGGTGA
- the murA gene encoding UDP-N-acetylglucosamine 1-carboxyvinyltransferase translates to MTDLLYVNGGTPLQGTISVRGAKNFVSKAMVASLLGESPSVLRNVPQIRDVGVVSGLLELHGVNVKYDADAGVLDLDPSNVESAHVADIDAHAGSSRIPILFCGPLLHRLGEAFIPDLGGCRIGDRPIDYHLEILRQFGAVVDKRPNGIHLRAPRRLQGTKISLPYPSVGATEQLLLTAVRAEGITELSGAATEPEIMDLIAVLQKMGAIISVDTDRVIRIEGVDRLDGYSHTALGDRIEAASWASAALATGGDVTIKGATQPEMMTFLNTFRKVGGQFDVQEDGIRFWHPGGDLKSIVLETDVHPGFMTDWQQPLVVALTQATGLSIVHETVYENRFGFTEALRQMGATIQVYKECLGGGDCRFGARNFHHSAVVSGPTPLEAADIEVPDLRGGFSHLIAALAAKGTSTVRGISLIDRGYESFQDKLVALGADVSRD, encoded by the coding sequence ATGACTGATCTGCTGTACGTGAACGGCGGCACGCCGCTGCAGGGCACCATCTCCGTGCGTGGCGCGAAGAACTTCGTGTCGAAGGCGATGGTGGCCTCCTTGCTGGGCGAGTCGCCCAGCGTGCTGCGCAACGTGCCGCAGATCCGCGACGTCGGCGTGGTGTCCGGTCTGCTCGAGCTGCACGGCGTCAACGTGAAGTACGACGCCGACGCCGGCGTGCTCGACCTCGACCCGTCGAACGTGGAGTCCGCGCACGTCGCGGACATCGACGCCCACGCCGGGTCGAGCCGCATCCCGATCCTGTTCTGCGGCCCGCTGCTGCACCGGCTCGGCGAGGCGTTCATCCCCGACCTGGGCGGCTGCCGCATCGGCGACCGGCCGATCGACTACCACCTGGAGATCCTGCGCCAGTTCGGCGCCGTGGTGGACAAGCGCCCCAACGGCATCCACCTGCGCGCCCCGCGCCGCCTCCAGGGCACCAAGATCTCCCTGCCGTACCCGTCGGTCGGCGCGACCGAGCAGCTGCTGCTCACGGCCGTGCGCGCCGAGGGCATCACCGAGCTGTCCGGCGCCGCGACCGAGCCCGAGATCATGGACCTCATCGCCGTCCTGCAGAAGATGGGCGCGATCATCTCGGTCGACACCGACCGGGTCATCCGGATCGAGGGCGTGGACCGTCTCGACGGCTACTCGCACACCGCGCTGGGGGACCGCATCGAGGCGGCCTCGTGGGCGTCGGCGGCGCTCGCCACCGGCGGTGACGTCACGATCAAGGGCGCCACGCAGCCCGAGATGATGACGTTCCTCAACACGTTCCGCAAGGTCGGCGGCCAGTTCGACGTCCAGGAGGACGGCATCCGGTTCTGGCACCCCGGCGGCGACCTCAAGTCGATCGTGCTGGAGACGGACGTCCACCCCGGCTTCATGACCGACTGGCAGCAGCCGCTCGTGGTGGCGCTCACGCAGGCCACGGGCCTGTCGATCGTCCACGAGACCGTGTACGAGAACCGGTTCGGGTTCACCGAGGCGCTGCGCCAGATGGGCGCGACCATCCAGGTGTACAAGGAGTGCCTCGGCGGCGGAGACTGCCGGTTCGGCGCCCGCAACTTCCACCACTCCGCCGTGGTGTCCGGCCCGACGCCGCTCGAGGCCGCGGACATCGAGGTGCCGGACCTGCGCGGCGGGTTCTCCCACCTCATCGCGGCCCTCGCCGCGAAGGGCACCTCGACGGTGCGCGGGATCTCGCTCATCGACCGCGGGTACGAGTCCTTCCAGGACAAGCTCGTCGCCCTCGGCGCCGACGTCTCGCGCGACTGA
- a CDS encoding NAD(P)/FAD-dependent oxidoreductase, with amino-acid sequence MTARVLVLGGSFAGMTAALSTASRLGRDVDVTVVAASDRFVFNPSLIWLPFGRRGRTDISFPVEPTFARHGVTFVHGAATRVDPDAHRVETTAGTFDYDYLVIATGYRNDLDVVPGMRETPTITTLQGAEQTYDAWRRFLDDPGDVVIGATQRASCFGAAYEFLFNTSYQLRRAGLHGDVKLHYVTSEPYAGHFGIDGMPGARTLMKMFARKEGIDVETNQSMTRIRPDAVELADGREVPYKFAMIVPPFRGQDFLAETPGLVDAGNYVPVRPTYQSERWDDVYAVGIAAAVPVPWTTQVATGIPKTGFPSEQQAHIAAKNIVSQVRGEEPVEAKEFAKIPALCVMDAGNNGVAMVADHMLPPRKAAVMVPGPQNHAFKVGFEKYSLAKMKAGRVRLP; translated from the coding sequence ATGACCGCACGTGTCCTGGTCCTCGGCGGCAGCTTCGCCGGGATGACCGCCGCCCTGTCCACCGCGTCCCGGCTCGGCCGCGACGTCGACGTCACCGTCGTGGCGGCGTCCGACCGGTTCGTCTTCAACCCGTCCCTCATTTGGCTGCCGTTCGGCCGCCGGGGACGCACCGACATCTCCTTCCCCGTCGAGCCGACCTTCGCGCGCCACGGCGTGACGTTCGTCCACGGCGCCGCCACGCGCGTCGACCCCGACGCCCACCGCGTGGAGACGACCGCCGGGACGTTCGACTACGACTACCTCGTCATCGCCACCGGCTACCGGAACGACCTCGACGTCGTCCCCGGCATGCGCGAGACCCCCACCATCACCACCCTGCAGGGCGCCGAGCAGACCTACGACGCGTGGCGCCGGTTCCTCGACGACCCCGGCGACGTCGTCATCGGCGCCACCCAGCGCGCCAGCTGCTTCGGCGCCGCCTACGAGTTCCTCTTCAACACGTCCTACCAGCTGCGCCGCGCCGGCCTGCACGGCGACGTCAAGCTGCACTACGTCACCTCCGAGCCGTACGCCGGCCACTTCGGCATCGACGGCATGCCGGGCGCCCGCACCCTCATGAAGATGTTCGCGAGGAAGGAGGGCATCGACGTCGAGACCAACCAGTCCATGACGCGGATCCGGCCCGACGCCGTCGAGCTCGCCGACGGCCGCGAGGTGCCCTACAAGTTCGCCATGATCGTGCCGCCGTTCCGCGGGCAGGACTTCCTCGCCGAGACGCCCGGGCTCGTCGACGCCGGCAACTACGTCCCCGTGCGACCCACGTACCAGTCGGAGCGCTGGGACGACGTCTACGCCGTCGGGATCGCCGCCGCCGTCCCCGTGCCGTGGACCACGCAGGTCGCCACCGGCATCCCCAAGACCGGGTTCCCCAGCGAGCAGCAGGCCCACATCGCCGCGAAGAACATCGTCTCCCAGGTGCGCGGCGAGGAACCCGTCGAGGCCAAGGAGTTCGCGAAGATCCCCGCGCTGTGCGTCATGGACGCCGGGAACAACGGCGTCGCGATGGTCGCCGACCACATGCTGCCGCCCCGCAAGGCCGCCGTCATGGTGCCCGGCCCCCAGAACCACGCCTTCAAGGTCGGGTTCGAGAAGTACTCGCTGGCCAAGATGAAGGCCGGGCGGGTCCGGCTGCCCTGA